The following is a genomic window from Chitinivibrionales bacterium.
CCTTTTTCCTGCAAATTTCTAAAATTTTATTTCTTTCATTATTAATCGGAGTTTTTGCAGATTCAGATTTCATCCTATTAATGAAGCTGTCGAACTTCTTTTTCAATTCATTTATTTGCGGATATTTTGATCGTATTTCGTATTTACCCGGGTCCATAAATCTTTCAGTATCAAGAAAATCAGCATCTACCAGACAAGAAAAAAGCATCCTTACCCATAAATGAAGGTGTTCTTTGGATTTTTGAAATTCTTCATTATTTTTCACATTTAAGGGTGACGATTTTGGCAGGCTTTTGCTCATGAAAACATTTGTTTCATCAATTTTCTCTAGAATTTCAATATCTCTCAAATCGAATAATCCATTCAATGGATCTTTATATATTCTATTTAACAAATCACCACCTGCATAATCTTGATCCCAATCAGGTAATCCGGCATGATGGCCCGCTACTATATAACCGATGATTCTTGCTAAAGCATCTGCTTTTAACTTTGGTAATCCACACTGTCCAAATTGTTTAAATGCAAGGACGGCCCCAGCTGTGCTATGGTTAGGCCTGTTTGAAAATCCTTCTATATGAGCATTCTCTTCGTACCCAGATGCTTTTTGTAAATAGTTTTGCCATTTTGGTAAAAATTTTCCTAAATCATGCCACAATCCAGCTATTTCAGCCCACTCTGAAGCATCAAAAAGCGATGCAAATTCATTTGCTTTTTTGGCAGTCTTGTTCAAGTGTTCAAGCAAACTATGAAGCCTGTACGCACCTTCTTCATTTTTTGCAACATGGGCTATGTTTTCCATCCATCCTCCATTTATGGTTAATCCTTTATGCAACGGGACGATAGATTACAGGAATACCGGCCTGAATCTCATATCGAAATTCAAGCAAAGTACACCACTGAAACTGACATAAATCAAACAGGCGCTCAACCATACACATTCCTTTCAATACGGCAATTCTTCTGTAAATTTACATCTAAATATATTTACTTACTAAATGTTAATTCAACCTTTACTTGTCATATATTTACATTCTTTTTTTTCCAATTGTTTTCTTCAATTCCCTGTCGATCATTTTCACCAGGGTATATTCGGCGTCGGCGAGGGCTTTCCGTTCTGCTTTGCATTCCTGTGCGGCGCTGTAAATATCATGCTGTTTTGCTTTGATTTCCCGTTGCTGTGCCTGTTCGATCCACAGTTTGCACTTGGCACTGAATTCGGAGCGTATTTTCAGCAAAATATCGTGAACATCGGAAAGCGGCATTGTTTTTGAGTATGTTGGGGGCATTTTTTTGAGTTGAACGTTGAAAGTTAAAGGTTAAGGTCAAAAGTCAAAGGTGATGCACTGAGCTTGCGCCGCGCTGAGCAATTCGAAGTGTGCCAGCCACACAACAGGAGTGGGCCACACAATAGAGGACGAATGGGCGTCGCAAATGCTCTTCGTGCAATTTTTTCCTTCTCCCATCGTTGTCATCAATCCTTCTTACTCTTTTCTTTCATAATATATCCCTCTCCACTCTCAAATCATGAGAGCATGTAAAGGTTTTTCATTTTTTTAATAGTTTGAGCAATTTGTTGTCGCAAGGCAGGAGGATGGAGAACTTCGGCATGCTCCCCCCATTTGAGGATATCCATGACCAGTTCCTTGCTGTTCCCGTAGGGGATTGTGAGGATATAGTCGCCCTTTTTGGTATGTTCGCTTTTCTGCTGTGGGTGCCAGGTCTCCTGGGAGACTTCATGGGCGGCGATCCCGGTGAATTTTATACGGGCGATATGGTCTGTTGCGCCTGAAAAGATGCCGTATGCTGCGCCGAAATGGGAATCGAGCGTTGAACGGGGAATCTGCTTTGCTTTTTGGGGCAGCAGTGTTGCCTTTCGGATTCTGTTGAGCGAGAAGGTACGGAGATCGTTGCGAAGATGACAGAAAGCATCGACATACCAGATGTCCCGGTAGAGGAGAAGGGTTTGAGGGGAAATGGTACGTGGTCCGTCAGGTGGCTTGCCCAGAGGATAATAATCGATAACCGCTTTTTTGCCGTGAAGAACGGCCTGGGCGATAGCGGTAAAGACCTCATTGTTTGCACTCCTCCCCCCTACGGTCAGGACTTTCAGTTTTTCATCCCAGGTTTGTGTCCCTATCCCCTGTGCAGCGCAGAGGGATTCTATTTTCGGTGTAATCGATGCAGTCAGATTGTCAAGAAGGCCGTACTGAAGGCTTTCGGCTGTTTTCTGAAGAACCAAAAGCGCGCTGAGTTCCGAAGCGGTAAACCAGAGGCCCGGGAGTTCCCAGGATGATTGGTCTGGTGCATAACGATACCCTTTATACTGGTTGTCGTAAACAACCGGCGCTCCCAGTGTGTCCCGTAAAAAGGCCAGTAATCGATAAAACGTTGCCGGCGAACACTCAAGCTCATCA
Proteins encoded in this region:
- a CDS encoding CRISPR-associated endonuclease Cas3'', whose translation is MENIAHVAKNEEGAYRLHSLLEHLNKTAKKANEFASLFDASEWAEIAGLWHDLGKFLPKWQNYLQKASGYEENAHIEGFSNRPNHSTAGAVLAFKQFGQCGLPKLKADALARIIGYIVAGHHAGLPDWDQDYAGGDLLNRIYKDPLNGLFDLRDIEILEKIDETNVFMSKSLPKSSPLNVKNNEEFQKSKEHLHLWVRMLFSCLVDADFLDTERFMDPGKYEIRSKYPQINELKKKFDSFINRMKSESAKTPINNERNKILEICRKK
- a CDS encoding WYL domain-containing protein — its product is MANWEKVTALHRSLRKRRYPAPMNALRDELECSPATFYRLLAFLRDTLGAPVVYDNQYKGYRYAPDQSSWELPGLWFTASELSALLVLQKTAESLQYGLLDNLTASITPKIESLCAAQGIGTQTWDEKLKVLTVGGRSANNEVFTAIAQAVLHGKKAVIDYYPLGKPPDGPRTISPQTLLLYRDIWYVDAFCHLRNDLRTFSLNRIRKATLLPQKAKQIPRSTLDSHFGAAYGIFSGATDHIARIKFTGIAAHEVSQETWHPQQKSEHTKKGDYILTIPYGNSKELVMDILKWGEHAEVLHPPALRQQIAQTIKKMKNLYMLS